The nucleotide window CGTATGGCGGTTGGCCTTGTTGATCATGGTAATGACGGACGCCGGCAGGCCCAGGGCAGCCCCTTTAAAACCAGTACCGAAAATGGCATCGACCACCAGATCGGCATAAAGGAGGGCGATATCTGCCCGCTGGAGATGGTTTTCGCCAAGGATGGGATAAAGCCTCCCGCCCATCTTTTGATAAATCTCCAGGTTCGTCCGGGCGTCGCCCCGCATGTCTTCGGGACGGGCGAGGAGGAAGACTTTTACCTCGGCCCCCTGGTTCAACAGATGCCGGGCCACCACCAGTCCATCGCCGCCGTTGTTGCCTTTACCGCAGAAGATCAAGATACGGCGGTTCTTCACCCGTTCTTGAAAGTGGCGTCGAATGGATTCTACTACCCTCAATCCCGCATTTTCCATCAAGACAATGCTGGGGATTAGATATTCACTTGAGGCCAGGCGATCCAGCTGCCCCATTTCCGCGGCCGTTACCAGATACATGGCGCATCCCTCTTCCGAAAAAAGGTTCTGCCAAATATAGTTCTTTCGTCGAAGCCTGCAGCTTCTTTTACAGATCTATTCCGTCAAACAAAGCAATGGCTACCGCCGCGGCAAAAGAGCGGCAGTGGGACAGGCTAACGGTAATGGTGCCGCCCCCCGCTTTGCGAGCCAGTTTCTCGGCCCGACCATGGAGTACGACCCGAGGCCGCCCCCCATCTTCCCTGCCAATCTCAATGTCCCGGAAGGAACAACCACCCAACCCCACCCCGAGGACTTTCATCACCGCCTCCTTGGCGGCAAACCGGGCCGCCAGGGACGCCGCCGGCCGGCCTCGTCCCATACAGTATTCCAGCTCTGCAGGCGTAAACAGCCGCGACAATAACCGCGGGTGGCGCTTTAAAGCCCTTTCCAGGCGGTCTATTTCAATGATGTCAATACCAATCTGGGCCATATTTCCATCCTTACCGGGTTGATTGTTTTTTAACCCTTTCTCTTTGCTTAATTCGGCAATAAACATGAAAAACCTCCTCGGGAGTAAAAAGTCGATCGGCAGGCGTCAGTGGTAGTCAAGGCAGTTTGAGGCCTTTGACCAACCGTTAAAGCCCGTACTGCGACCTTTGGCGCCATAAGCCTTTATTTTTCTCCCTTTCCTGATTAAGATAAAACTACAGGAAGGGAGTGGGAACCGTGAATAAGGACGTCAGGACTTTTGAAGCATTGCTAAAGGAAAACCGCACTTTTCCGCCTCCGCCGGCCTTTACCGCCGCAGCTAACGTCAAGGATACCGGCATCTACAAAGAAGGCGAAAATATAGAAGAGTTCTGGGCGCGGGAAGCTGCCAAACTCCACTGGTTCCGTCCATGGGACCGGGTGCTGGAATGGGAATATCCCCTGGCCTGGTGGTTCAACGGCGGCACCCTGAACGTTTCATACAACTGCCTGGACAGGCACCTGGAAACCTGGCGTCGCAACAAGGCGGCCATCATCTGGGAAGGCGAACCGGGGGATTCTGTCGTCCTCACTTACCGCGACCTGTACCGGGAAGTCAACAAGTTCGCCGCAGTCCTCCGCTCCCTGGGAATAAAACGCAACGACCGGGTCACCATCTATCTTCCCATGATCCCGGAGCTGCCCATCGCCATGCTGGCCTGTACCCGCATCGGCGCCGTTCATAACGTAGTCTTCGGCGGTTTCAGCGCCGCCGCCTTAAGGGAGCGGATCAACGACATCGGCGCCAAGGTATTGATCACCGCCGACGGCGGTTTCCGTAAAGGAAAAATAGTTGCCCTGAAGGAAAACGCCGATACTGCCCTGGCCGGAACGCCGACTATTGAAAAGGTCATCGTCACCAAGCGCACGGGACAGGCGGTCAACATGCAGCGGGGACGCGACCTCTGGTGGCACGAGCTCATGGCCGCCGCCCCCCTCTACACCCCGCCGGAACACATGGAAGCGGAAGATCCCCTCTTTATCCTCCATACCAGCGGCACCACCGGCAAACCCAAGGGGATAGTCCACACCACGGGCGGTTATCTCGTCGGCGTCACCACCACTTCCCGTTACATCTTCGATCTCAAGGACGAAGATGTCTACTGGTGTACCGCCGACATCGGTTGGATTACCGGCCACAGCTACGTAGTTTACGGCCCCCTGGCCAACGGGGCCACGGTCCTCATGTACGAGGGCAGCCCCGATTATCCTCAACCCGACCGTTACTGGCAAATCATCGAAAAATACGGGGTGACCATTTTTTACACCGCGCCTACAGCCATCCGTTCCTTTATGCGCTCCGGTCCGTCCTATCCGGCCCGGCACGACCTTTCTTCCTTGAGGCTCTTAGGAACGGTGGGGGAACCCATTAATCCCGAAGCATGGATGTGGTACTACACCTATATCGGCCACCGCCGCTGCCCCATCGTCGATACCTGGTGGCAGACGGAAACGGGGATGATCATCATATCTCCCCTGCCGGGGCTGACGCCTTTAAAACCCGGCTCGGCCTGTCGTCCCTTCCCCGGAGTGGAGGCCGCCGTTGTCGACGATCGAGGCGAACCGGTACCGCCGGGTAAAGGTGGCTACCTGGTGATTAAAAAACCCTGGCCGGCCATGATGCGCACCATCTACAACGACCCCGACCGCTACGTCAACCAGTACTGGAACCGCATACCCGGCTATTACTTTACCGGCGACGGCGCCCGCGTGGATGAAGACGGCTACTTCTGGCTCCTCGGCCGCGTCGACGACGTCATCAACGTCTCCGGCCACCGCATCGGCACCATGGAAGTGGAAAGCGCCCTGGTGGACCATCCCGCCGTCGCCGAAGCCGCCGTTATCAGCCGGGAACATGAGATCAAAGGGCAAACCATAGTAGCCTTTGTCACGGTCAAGGACGGAATTGAAACTTCCCCCGCCCTGGCCCAGGAACTGAAGGAGCACGTGGTGCAAAAAATCGGCGCCCTAGCCAGGCCGGAAGCAGTTTACTTCACCGCCGAGCTGCCCAAAACCAGAAGCGGTAAGATCATGCGCCGTCTCCTCAGGGACATCGCCGAAGGCCGGGCCTTGGGAGATACCTCCACCCTGGCCGACCCGGCGACGGTGGCCAGACTCAAGGCCGCTTATGCCGAAGAAGCCTAATCTTAAGGAGAGAACCCGCCGAAAGGGGTTCTCCCTTTTATTTTGGGCATGAGGATATAGATGCCCCTGATTGACAAAAAGGCCGGTTCGTTGTAGCATGAAAGTAATAAAAGCCGGCATCTTCTTTCTTAATTTTTCGTCACCTGATCGGGGGAAATATACCATGCCCTATAGATACTACCTCCTTTTCTTAGCCCTGACCCTGGCGGAGACTTTGGTCAGCCGTCTCCTCTTTCATGTCCCTACCCTCCCCGCCCTTCTTGCCCTGGCAGGTATAAACGCCCTGGGAGGAGGGCTGCTGAAGGTTCTGCAGGGGCCGCCGTGTTCCCTGACCCAGTCGCCGGTAGAGCAGGAAGAGGAAAACGACGCTACGGAAGGCATTTTTGCCTCCACCCTGCAGATAGCCCACGAAACCCTGCCGGTGTTACGTGCCGGATTGAATGAAGTTACGGCCGCCAAAACGGCGGAGATCATCCAAAACATCACCGAAGTTCCGGCCATCGCCATAACCGATCGGGAAAACGTCCTGACGTTTCTGGGGGTGGGCTGCGATCAGCACCGGGCCGGTGACCGCATTTTAACGGAGGCCACCAAAGAAGTCATCGCCACGGGAAAATTGAAGGTTGTCCATACCCCCCAGGGGCTTTGTTGCCCACGTTATAACATGGGTTGTAACTGCCCGTTGAAGGCCGCTGTTATCGTACCCTTAAAATGCCGGGAAGAAATAGTCGGCGCGTTAAAACTCTACCAGACCCGGGAGGGCGTCTTCCCGCCCCAGATCATCCGCCTGGCCATCGGCCTGGCCGATCTTTTAAGTCTGCAGATCGAACTGGCCGAGCTGGATCGCCAGCGCCAGCTTTTGACCGAAGCCCGGCTGGAGGCATTGAACGCCCAGATCAATCCCCACTTCTTCTTTAACACCTTAAATACCATTATCAGCTTCAGCCGGACCGATCCGGAGCGGGCGCGCCGCCTGCTGATCCGCCTGGCCAGCCTCTTCCGCCGGACGTTGAACCGCCGCGGCAGCCTGACCACCCTGCGGGAAGAGCTGGAATGCGTTCGCACCTACCTGGTATTGGAAAAGGCCCGTTTCGGCAATAAATTTCGTTACTTCCAGGATGTCCCTATAAACCTGCTGGATTATCACATCCCCGTCCTCAGCCTGCAGCCCCTGGTGGAGAACGCCATCAACCACGGCCTGCTACCTAAAGAAGGCCCCGGCATGATTAAAATCTCCGGCCGCCTGAGTGAAAACGAGCTCCATTTAACCGTGCAGGATGACGGGATCGGTATCCCGGCGGAAAAAATACCCCTGGTCCTTCAGCCGGGGTACGGCTCGGGCAACGGTGTCGGTTTAAGCAACGTCAACCTGCGTTTCCAGAACCTTTACGGCCCGGAGTACGGGCTGCGCGTGGAAAGCGGCGTACAAGGTACGACCGTTTACCTCCGGGTACCGGTCCTCCGGCCGGCTATCGTTAAAGACGCCACGGCAAAGGAGTTGCTGCTCAATGAAGCTTAAAGCCTTAATAGTCGATGACGAATACCCGGCACGGCAGGAACTGCGCTTTATGCTCCAGGAGTTTAAAGATATAGAAGTGGTGGGCGAGGCCACCAACGCCAGGGAAGCTTTAAACCTCGTCAGCGCCCTTGATTACACCGTACTTTTCCTGGACATCAACATGCCCGGGATGAACGGTCTGGAACTCTCCCGGGCCATTCAAAAACGCCCCAACCCGCCCTTCATTATCTTTGTCACGGCCTATGAAGAATACGCCCTGCAGGCCTTTGAAGTAAACGCCGTAGATTACCTCTTAAAGCCCTTCGACGAAAAACGTCTGGGCCAGGCCATAGAAAAGATCCGCCGTCTGGTGGAGCAGCGTCAGCAGCAGCCCCATCAAGAAACCCTCGCTGCCGGGGACGGCAAGGGACGCCTCAACCGCCTGCCGGTGGAAAAGGACGGCAAGACCATCCTCCTGGACCAAAACGACCTTATTTATGCCTGCACCCAGGGGGATAATGTCTATTTAAAAACGGTAAACGAACAATACCTCACCCGTTTTACCCTTAAAGAGCTGGAAAACCGTCTGGACCCCCGCACTTTCTTCCGCTGCCACCGCTGCTATATAGTCAACCTGACCAGGGTGCGGGAAATCGTTCCCTTCTTTAACGGCACCTATACCCTGATCATGGCCGACAAGCAGCAGAGCGAGGTGCCCGTTAGCCGCAATCAGGCCCGGAAACTAAAAAGCCTCCTGGGGATTAATTAAAAAGGCCGGGGAAATCGGTAAGGCGATTTCCCCGGCCTTTTTTAAGCCTTTTAGGCCCTGGTTATTTTTACTATCATATCGGCATACGTTGGCATGCCCATAATCGGGGTAAGATTATCAGGATCTACCAATTCATTATGATTGGGGGTATATTCCCGCTGATGGTAGGTGGTCCCTAACCCGGAGGAAAAACGACCGCCGGTACCAAAACCCATCTTGATAACCCCAGGCCGTATGCCTTCCGTCAGGAATACTTTACCCCGCACCTCTTTACCCAGAGGGTTGGCTACTACCACCATATCGCCCGTCTTTAAACCCAATTTTTTCCCATCCTCAATATTCATCATTATGGTTCCCACACACCAGGTACCGGGTTTAAAAGTATGGGGTACCGTCATATATTGACCGTTTTTAGTATCAACGATATTATACTGAAAACTATTATTTAGGGGCATCCAGGTACCTTCCACGGGAGTTTCGCCGAGCCAGGGCACCATGTGGGTTCCGGACATGGCGTGATGGACCCGACCGCAGATAAGCTGGAAAGGATACTCCGCGGCATACTTCTGGTATTTAGGATTGGTATACGGATTCCATTTCGTCTCAAACCAGTAGAAGCTGGAAGGATAGCGGTCAAAACCTACTTGCTTTAAGCCCAGAGGGATGATACCACTTTCATCAATAAGTTTGTTATACTGCTCGTAACGTTTAAATTTGAATTCAATAAGTTTGGAATCTGTGGGTGGCCAGATCCCATTGGGAACATAGCCTTTTTCTGGGTCAAATTTGCGGTAGCGGTACCAGCTCATGGGCCAGACGGCAACGCCCTGGTGTTCCCGCAGCCACTTTACGGTTAATAATTCACCGGTAACTTCTTTCTTTTCATGATCGATTTTTACCCGCCCTGCTTCTAATGAATCCGGTGTACCAATTAATTTATAGCCGTAAGGTAGATTGGGATAAGGTAAAGGCTCACCGATGTTGTAATAACCCGGCGCCGGGGCCAGCATCTCGTTGACGAAATCCTCCTGGGTGCGATACTTCTCCCAGAAGTCACTGCCCTTAATATCGGGGTCTCCCAGTTCGGCCAGGCGCCTGGCCAGCATATTCATAATCTCCGTCGGCGTCTTGCACTCATGCAGGGGTTTAATGACTTCATCCCGGAGGTAGAGTACCGGGTGGGAAGGATAAATATCACTTAAGCTCATCCGCTCTACAAAACTGGCTTCAGGTAAAATTACGTCGGCATAAAGACCGGTCTCTAAAAACAGGGAATCAATGGCCACCACCAGGGATACTTTGTATTCCCCGTTGCCGTCTTTAGCGGTCAGCGCCTCCTGCCATTTCCAGGTGGCTGAACCGGTTATAACCGGATTTCCCGTCCGGATGAAAAAGCCTTTGATTGGATACTTATAGCCTTTAAAGGGACCGTAATTTATTGTTACTCCCTCTAAAAATCGCCGCGGATAATCGCCCACCACATCATCCCAGGCCGCCGGCCAGTCGCCGTAGGCATCCATATGCAGCTTTTCGATTTCAGCTTCAATTTCCTGACCGTTAACCAGGCGTTTAACTTTACGCTTTTTGAAATCTTTGCCGGTAGCTTTACCGCCCTTGCTGGCTTTAGTTATTTCAGTATCGATGGCCCCGCCGGGCACGTCAAAATTGCCGGTAATGATGTTGAGGGCCGTTCCCAGGATCGAAGCCACGTAGCCGTTATAATGGTGTCCGGGGCTCTGCATGCCCCACACCAGGGCCGCCGGTTTGGTTATACCGAAAAGGTGGGCTACCTCGGCGATCTTTTCTTTGGGTAAGCCGGTCCGATTTGCCGCCCATTCCAGGCTGTAGTAAGGTAAATTATTAATGGGATCCAGCCTGCTCCACCAGGATTTGAAGGCCGCCTCAAATTCTTCCCAGCCAAGGCTATAATTCTTGAACTGCCAGTCGATATAACGCCGGTTGGGATCATGGGGATTGTCGTTCTCCAAAATATAGCGTAGCATAGCAGCAAAGAGGTCGGGATCGGTCCCGGGCCGGATAGGCAGCCACATATCGGCCTGGGCGGCCGTATTGGTATGGGCCGGGTCTACGACAATAACCTTGCAGCCGTTTTCTACCTTGGCCCCTACCGTACCTCTACTTTCGTAATTAATCCGGGTCGCAACAAAGGGATTCCACCCTACATAGATAATTAATTTGGTATAATAACGATAATCTTTCTGCAGGCCGCCGTCAGGCTGGCGTACCAGCACCGGCCGCATGACGTCGGGTTCAATGCGCTTCCCGCCCAGCATCAGCTTTGGGCCATGGCGCCTGGGAGTATCGCAGATCGAGCCGTGTTCCACACAGTTGGGCGTACCGAAGGCGAAAAACAACCGCCAGTACTGGTCACGGTCGGTAACGTCGCCGGTATCCATGATAATGGCTTCGGCGCCGTATTCTTTTTTTATAGCCACCATCTTCCTGGCAATATAATCAATTGCCTCTTCCCAGGTGGCGCGACGGAACTTGCCCTCGCCCCGCTCACCTTCACGGATCATGGGGTATTTGACCCTCTCCGGCGAATAGACCAGCTGAGCGCTGGCTGCTCCTTTGGCACAGCAGGCGCCGTTATTATAGGGACAAGCTTCATTGCCATAAATCTTAATAAGTTTACCGTCCTTTACCCACATTTCCAGGCCGCACTCTGAAGGGCACATGGCACAGGCAGTATATTTAACCTGGACACCATCAGGAACCGGTTCGCCGATCGCCCGGGCGGGCCTCAAACCCCAGAGGTAATTGCTCCCCAGCCCCAGACTCGCCCCGGCGGCCAGGGTACTGGATAATTTTAGAAAGGTTCTCCGGGAAAGGGTAAATCCGGTTTTGTTTTCCATAAAATCCACCCTCCTGACTACCTATGGTAATACCGCCAGGTTTCCGGCTGTAAGCAAGGCATAGCGCATACAGAAAACGCCGATTAAAACCAGTATGGCGGCAAACTTTAACCTGGCAATATCCGGTTTTTTAGCTGCAAGAAGCAAACCCATGGGCAGGATAAGGCCAAGAAGAATCTCGCCCAGGTAAAAGAAAGGATTACTCCACCAGGTGCGCAGGGCGAGTATCCCTGCCTCTCCTCCGGCTGCCAGGAGCAAGGTGCGGGAGATAATCCAGACCAGGCTGGCAATAATACCCCCCAGCATTAATCCCCTTGCCCTTACGTTTATCCCCTCGCCCGGACCGATCAGCATCGTCACCGCCAGGCCGGCGAGAAAAGTAGTGGTTAAGAAATATGCCGGCAGAATTTCGCTCTGCCAGAGGGCTTTACCTTGCAGCACACCAAGCTCGAAACCAGGATATACTGCCAGCAGCAAAGACAGGATAAACATGATAAACAAGGTCGATCGGTGTGTGGCTCCTTCCCCCGTGGCAGCCGTTTCTGCTCCGGCAGAACCGGATAGATGGAAGGTAAAAGGACGCAGGCTAAAGATTAAGGCCAGGCCGAAAAAGAGTAACAGCCAGGCCCCCCAGGCCATCGGCGAGTTGACATTAAAATTGGCGGGATTGAATAAATGCCAGAAGCGTAACGGGCGATGCAGGTCCAAAAGCAAGATAAAGGCCGCCAGGGCAAGAGTCACCAGGCTTAAATAACCGGCGCGGCGTTGCCACAATTGGTCAATCTGTCCGCCCAGCAACCGGCTCCCGCCAGTTATCATAATTGTGCCGGCACTAATGCTAAGAAGAAACAGGTATATGGGAACAAGTACATTCCAGGGAGCAGCATTCATTACCGTATAGGTCATATTAACTATCATTTATGCCCCCTCCTTAACCATAACCAGGAATTCGTCGAGACCTATATAATAAACATGGGGCATTGTACCCAATTCTACCTTCAGTTGCCGGGCCGGGTTAACCGCCAGCAGCCGGGCGATATCGCTTTGGGGATCATTCAAGTCACCAAAAATACGGGCTTTACCCATACAGTTGTGCACACATGCCGGGGGTAACCCTTTTTCCATTCTTTCCCGGCAAAAATCACACTTTTCGGCCACTTTCGTATTGGGGTTAATAAATCGGGCATGGTAAGGACATGCTTCCACGCAATATCCACACCCAATACAACGGTCACGATCAATTAAAACCACACCGTCTTCGCGCCGGTAAGAAGCCTTCACCGGGCATACCCGGACACATGGCGCCTTTTCACAATGATTGCAGAGTCGCGGTTGGAAATAGCGCCGTACTTCGGGAAATTTGCCTTTTTCCGCCATATTTACCCAGGAGCGAAAAAAACCCAAAGGAATTCCATTTTCCATTTTACAGCTTATGGTGCAGGACATGCAGCCTACACAGCGACGCAGGTCGATAACCATCCCGTACTTTTTAGGTTTAGCATCGGGCACAGGACTAACCTCCTTTTTCTAAAAAGTTACTTTTATGCTATCTTTTCAGTTTTTTAACCTTTGCATCACGTATCCTTTTTCACCTCCACAGTGAAAAATATATTTTGCACTCACTAGCGTTGCATAAAAATTTTTAGCACAGTGCAAGGCAATATATGGAAGGCAGAATATGTTATATAATAACATTAATGGTGTATACAACCATGCATTTTCTTCCTTCACTGGCCAAAGGACTTAGGTTATCAGGGGTAGTCCTTATCCACATATTGCCATATAAAGTTGCTTAAAGAACTAAGGGGTCATAAGTTACGTCGTTTAAATAATCAGCTTCGCCAGCTAAAACTTGCTTTACTAAATCCTGATAGATGCCTTCATAGTCTATCTTGTGCCGCCCATAAGACCTTCGTTTGGGTTTACGGTGCAGGCTTTGGACGAAGAAGGTAAAGGGCTCATATAGACAGGTGCGGATTAAACGTTTAATAGTGAGCAATGGTCCTTGATAGCCGGCCTTTAATTGCAGCATAACCATCAGGCAGTAGGTTATTAGCGCTATGAAGAGCTGGTTTTCTACAGCCTGTTCGCTTTTACCATAAAAATGTTTCACCTGCAGGTGTTGTTTCATCCATTTGAAGAAGAGTTCTATCTGCCAGCGCTTACGATAAATCTCGCTTAATTCTTCCGCCGGTAACTCGAAATCATTGGTGACTATAATTACCGGTTGCCCTTGGGTATCTTCGGTTGTTATCAGCCGTAAAGGGTGCTTCATTTTGGTAACTCCATCTTTGCCAAGGTAAACAAGCTGTTCCTTTTTAACCTTGCTGTCAGGGTTTACCGGCAACTCGGCGATTATTTCTACCAGAGCATTACCCTTTAAGCGGCTGGCAAAGCGGACGCCTTCTTCACAGTATCTGTCAAACTTCTTGTAATCGACATAGCCGCGGTCAAAGACGTTTAAGGCTTCTTCTTCCTCTACTACGAGGGTATCCATCTGGGTTTTATCTGCCTTCCGGGCCGGGGTGACAATTGCTTTATCAGGTAGAACCTCTTCTTCACAGAACTTTAAGCGCAGGTGGAGTTTTATCCCGCTTTTAGTCCTACGAAACTCGGCCCAGAGGTACTGGGTAAAACAGAGACTAATGATAGTGGAATCGATGAGGTAAATACGTCCTGCGGTATTTCTTAAGTTTTCAAAGCCGATTTCCCGGCCTATCCGGGTGGTGAGATGGCTGAATAATAGCCGGATGAATTGCGGCGATAAATCCCTTAAACGGCGCGCTATCTGGGAGAAACTGATACTCTCTAAATTGATAGCCAGGCTAAATTGCGGGTCATTGAAGCTATTGCTGATATCCCGCAAGCCATTAAGTTGTTCCAGCTGAGCGAAGGCTATTAGTTTAATGAGTTGAAGGGAATTTAGCTTCTTAGCGTACTTATCGACCCCCATACCGGCGGTTAACTGCCAAAAATAGTCGTTAGAAACTGGAGCAAACAGTTGATGAAATGTGGATAATGTGGTATCCTTACCTTGCATTTGGGCCTCCTTATGTTAGAGGTTGGGGCAAGGACTACCCTCAATCTCTAGTATAAGGAGTTTTTTCTTGCAAGGCTAGGTTATTTCAGGAATTTGGCTGTTTTTTGGGCGTTATTTCCCTTGACAAGTTTATTTTTTCTTTATGCAACGCTAGTGCGTTTGCTTTTAAATAAAATTATAACCGCCCAGGAAAGCGAACGCCAGCGTATCGCCCGCGAACTACATGATGAAACAAGCCAGTCCCTATCGGCCCTCCTGGTCGGCCTTAAAACGGCTGCCACCATGGCCGGCCAAAAGGAGGAAGGAGTGGAGAATATTTTGGAGGAGTTAAAGGAAGGCGTTAACCAGGCCTTAAAGGAACTCCACCGTATTATTTATGACCTGCGCCCCAGTTTACTTGATGACCTGGGGCTCATTCCGGCCCTTCGCTGGTATTTGGAAACGAAACTAAAGCCTACCGGTATCTGCCTAAACTTTAATATTGGAGGAAATCCCGGGCGCCTACCGGCGGAAATAGAGATAGCTATTTTCCGGATTACCCAGGAGGCCGTTACCAATATTATTAAATACGCTTCTGCGCGGCAGGTTGCCGTAGAATTGCATTTCTTTCAAGATGAGATTAAGCTTCAGGTTAAAGATGACGGTTGCGGCTTTGATATGGAGGCGGTGATGAATCCACGGAATGCACGCAGACCTCTAGGGATCCTGGGCATGAAAGAAAGGGCAAGATTGCTGGGGGGAGACCTGGAAGTGCGGACCGCCGCCGGGCAGGGTACGGAAATCAACGTAACCTTACCTGTTAGCAAGGAGGAAGGTTATAATGGCCATCAAGGTTTTGATTGTTGATGATCATACCCTCTTTAGGGCCGGCCTGAAGGCATTGCTGTCTTTCCAGGAAGATATCCGGGTAATAGGGGAGGCAGGTAACGGCGAAGAAGCTTTAAAATTAATTCGTTGCTTAAATCCGGATGTCG belongs to Moorella humiferrea and includes:
- a CDS encoding histidine kinase, producing MPYRYYLLFLALTLAETLVSRLLFHVPTLPALLALAGINALGGGLLKVLQGPPCSLTQSPVEQEEENDATEGIFASTLQIAHETLPVLRAGLNEVTAAKTAEIIQNITEVPAIAITDRENVLTFLGVGCDQHRAGDRILTEATKEVIATGKLKVVHTPQGLCCPRYNMGCNCPLKAAVIVPLKCREEIVGALKLYQTREGVFPPQIIRLAIGLADLLSLQIELAELDRQRQLLTEARLEALNAQINPHFFFNTLNTIISFSRTDPERARRLLIRLASLFRRTLNRRGSLTTLREELECVRTYLVLEKARFGNKFRYFQDVPINLLDYHIPVLSLQPLVENAINHGLLPKEGPGMIKISGRLSENELHLTVQDDGIGIPAEKIPLVLQPGYGSGNGVGLSNVNLRFQNLYGPEYGLRVESGVQGTTVYLRVPVLRPAIVKDATAKELLLNEA
- a CDS encoding holo-ACP synthase; the protein is MFIAELSKEKGLKNNQPGKDGNMAQIGIDIIEIDRLERALKRHPRLLSRLFTPAELEYCMGRGRPAASLAARFAAKEAVMKVLGVGLGGCSFRDIEIGREDGGRPRVVLHGRAEKLARKAGGGTITVSLSHCRSFAAAVAIALFDGIDL
- the nrfD gene encoding NrfD/PsrC family molybdoenzyme membrane anchor subunit; translation: MIVNMTYTVMNAAPWNVLVPIYLFLLSISAGTIMITGGSRLLGGQIDQLWQRRAGYLSLVTLALAAFILLLDLHRPLRFWHLFNPANFNVNSPMAWGAWLLLFFGLALIFSLRPFTFHLSGSAGAETAATGEGATHRSTLFIMFILSLLLAVYPGFELGVLQGKALWQSEILPAYFLTTTFLAGLAVTMLIGPGEGINVRARGLMLGGIIASLVWIISRTLLLAAGGEAGILALRTWWSNPFFYLGEILLGLILPMGLLLAAKKPDIARLKFAAILVLIGVFCMRYALLTAGNLAVLP
- a CDS encoding 4Fe-4S dicluster domain-containing protein, with the translated sequence MVIDLRRCVGCMSCTISCKMENGIPLGFFRSWVNMAEKGKFPEVRRYFQPRLCNHCEKAPCVRVCPVKASYRREDGVVLIDRDRCIGCGYCVEACPYHARFINPNTKVAEKCDFCRERMEKGLPPACVHNCMGKARIFGDLNDPQSDIARLLAVNPARQLKVELGTMPHVYYIGLDEFLVMVKEGA
- a CDS encoding LytR/AlgR family response regulator transcription factor translates to MKLKALIVDDEYPARQELRFMLQEFKDIEVVGEATNAREALNLVSALDYTVLFLDINMPGMNGLELSRAIQKRPNPPFIIFVTAYEEYALQAFEVNAVDYLLKPFDEKRLGQAIEKIRRLVEQRQQQPHQETLAAGDGKGRLNRLPVEKDGKTILLDQNDLIYACTQGDNVYLKTVNEQYLTRFTLKELENRLDPRTFFRCHRCYIVNLTRVREIVPFFNGTYTLIMADKQQSEVPVSRNQARKLKSLLGIN
- the acs gene encoding acetate--CoA ligase, which translates into the protein MNKDVRTFEALLKENRTFPPPPAFTAAANVKDTGIYKEGENIEEFWAREAAKLHWFRPWDRVLEWEYPLAWWFNGGTLNVSYNCLDRHLETWRRNKAAIIWEGEPGDSVVLTYRDLYREVNKFAAVLRSLGIKRNDRVTIYLPMIPELPIAMLACTRIGAVHNVVFGGFSAAALRERINDIGAKVLITADGGFRKGKIVALKENADTALAGTPTIEKVIVTKRTGQAVNMQRGRDLWWHELMAAAPLYTPPEHMEAEDPLFILHTSGTTGKPKGIVHTTGGYLVGVTTTSRYIFDLKDEDVYWCTADIGWITGHSYVVYGPLANGATVLMYEGSPDYPQPDRYWQIIEKYGVTIFYTAPTAIRSFMRSGPSYPARHDLSSLRLLGTVGEPINPEAWMWYYTYIGHRRCPIVDTWWQTETGMIIISPLPGLTPLKPGSACRPFPGVEAAVVDDRGEPVPPGKGGYLVIKKPWPAMMRTIYNDPDRYVNQYWNRIPGYYFTGDGARVDEDGYFWLLGRVDDVINVSGHRIGTMEVESALVDHPAVAEAAVISREHEIKGQTIVAFVTVKDGIETSPALAQELKEHVVQKIGALARPEAVYFTAELPKTRSGKIMRRLLRDIAEGRALGDTSTLADPATVARLKAAYAEEA
- a CDS encoding molybdopterin-containing oxidoreductase family protein, which codes for MENKTGFTLSRRTFLKLSSTLAAGASLGLGSNYLWGLRPARAIGEPVPDGVQVKYTACAMCPSECGLEMWVKDGKLIKIYGNEACPYNNGACCAKGAASAQLVYSPERVKYPMIREGERGEGKFRRATWEEAIDYIARKMVAIKKEYGAEAIIMDTGDVTDRDQYWRLFFAFGTPNCVEHGSICDTPRRHGPKLMLGGKRIEPDVMRPVLVRQPDGGLQKDYRYYTKLIIYVGWNPFVATRINYESRGTVGAKVENGCKVIVVDPAHTNTAAQADMWLPIRPGTDPDLFAAMLRYILENDNPHDPNRRYIDWQFKNYSLGWEEFEAAFKSWWSRLDPINNLPYYSLEWAANRTGLPKEKIAEVAHLFGITKPAALVWGMQSPGHHYNGYVASILGTALNIITGNFDVPGGAIDTEITKASKGGKATGKDFKKRKVKRLVNGQEIEAEIEKLHMDAYGDWPAAWDDVVGDYPRRFLEGVTINYGPFKGYKYPIKGFFIRTGNPVITGSATWKWQEALTAKDGNGEYKVSLVVAIDSLFLETGLYADVILPEASFVERMSLSDIYPSHPVLYLRDEVIKPLHECKTPTEIMNMLARRLAELGDPDIKGSDFWEKYRTQEDFVNEMLAPAPGYYNIGEPLPYPNLPYGYKLIGTPDSLEAGRVKIDHEKKEVTGELLTVKWLREHQGVAVWPMSWYRYRKFDPEKGYVPNGIWPPTDSKLIEFKFKRYEQYNKLIDESGIIPLGLKQVGFDRYPSSFYWFETKWNPYTNPKYQKYAAEYPFQLICGRVHHAMSGTHMVPWLGETPVEGTWMPLNNSFQYNIVDTKNGQYMTVPHTFKPGTWCVGTIMMNIEDGKKLGLKTGDMVVVANPLGKEVRGKVFLTEGIRPGVIKMGFGTGGRFSSGLGTTYHQREYTPNHNELVDPDNLTPIMGMPTYADMIVKITRA